Proteins encoded by one window of Gordonia jinghuaiqii:
- a CDS encoding metallophosphoesterase family protein has product MVRVLAVADEVVDSLTYGVGIDARPDLILGAGDLPFDYLEILSSLCDAPCVFVPGNHDRDLRGYRRGRTGWTRAGLPSADPGPRGAINADGRTVTVAGLRISGLGGSRRYNDGTNQYTDTQQRLRSMRLRCTAALRNTARPHILLTHSPARGVGDGDDAPHRGFDCFHPLVRSLKPAVLVHGHVHPYGTRPEDLPIGESTTSMNVVGYCQFDIDPATRDIDIVRRRHGA; this is encoded by the coding sequence ATGGTTCGGGTTCTCGCGGTCGCCGATGAGGTGGTGGACTCTCTCACCTACGGAGTCGGGATCGACGCCCGGCCAGACCTCATCCTCGGCGCCGGCGACCTGCCGTTCGACTACCTGGAGATCCTCTCGTCGCTGTGCGATGCGCCGTGCGTCTTCGTGCCGGGCAACCACGACCGCGACCTGCGCGGGTACCGGCGCGGACGCACCGGCTGGACCCGCGCCGGACTCCCCAGCGCCGACCCCGGACCGCGCGGCGCGATCAACGCGGACGGACGGACGGTGACCGTCGCGGGTCTGCGCATCAGCGGTCTCGGCGGTTCCCGCCGCTACAACGACGGCACCAACCAGTACACCGACACCCAGCAGCGGCTCCGATCGATGCGGTTGCGCTGCACCGCCGCGCTGCGCAACACCGCGCGCCCGCACATACTCCTGACGCACAGCCCGGCACGCGGGGTCGGCGACGGTGACGACGCCCCCCACCGCGGTTTCGACTGTTTCCACCCGCTGGTGCGGTCACTGAAACCGGCGGTGCTCGTACACGGCCACGTCCATCCGTACGGCACCCGGCCCGAGGATCTGCCGATCGGTGAGTCGACGACGTCGATGAACGTGGTCGGGTACTGCCAGTTCGACATCGATCCGGCGACCCGGGACATAGACATCGTGAGGCGGAGACATGGCGCGTGA
- a CDS encoding iron-containing redox enzyme family protein produces the protein MIVDHTPTRGAVLRRPDLPGARGPLSQAVIELLRSDPDAPARSEITGHVSEADPYGDDLQLALYVCYEMHYVGFADADVTWEWHPALLAVRAELERRFLAALDRDVPAAGEEDTAGHEMDELCIENPDGEGASYHLRDTGTWEQYRQMFALRSLYHLKEADPHAWAIPRLRGHAKAAFVAVEFDEFGGGRGDAVHQELFADLLRASDLSADYLGYLDTVPGVALTPVNLMSLFGLHRRYRGAAVGHLAATEITSSPGSQRLLAGLERLDAPEECRHFYREHVEADAVHEQILRTDVVGDLIRSEPDTEVDVIFGIRAFLFVEDALERHVMAAWERGESAFPGI, from the coding sequence ATGATCGTCGACCACACGCCGACGCGCGGCGCGGTGCTGCGGCGACCGGATCTTCCGGGTGCGCGCGGCCCGTTGTCGCAGGCCGTGATCGAACTGCTCCGATCCGACCCCGACGCCCCGGCCCGGTCCGAGATCACCGGCCACGTGTCCGAGGCCGACCCCTACGGCGACGACCTGCAATTGGCGCTCTACGTCTGTTACGAGATGCACTACGTGGGATTCGCCGACGCGGACGTCACCTGGGAATGGCATCCGGCGTTGCTGGCGGTGCGCGCCGAACTCGAACGCCGTTTCCTCGCCGCGCTGGACCGAGACGTCCCCGCGGCCGGCGAGGAGGACACCGCCGGGCACGAGATGGACGAGTTGTGCATCGAGAACCCCGACGGCGAGGGCGCCTCGTACCATCTCCGGGACACGGGGACGTGGGAGCAGTACCGGCAGATGTTCGCCCTGCGATCCCTCTATCACCTCAAGGAGGCCGATCCGCACGCGTGGGCGATCCCGCGCCTGCGCGGACACGCGAAGGCCGCCTTCGTGGCAGTGGAGTTCGACGAGTTCGGCGGCGGTCGCGGAGATGCGGTGCACCAGGAACTCTTCGCCGACCTGCTGCGCGCGTCGGACCTCTCCGCCGACTACCTCGGCTACCTCGACACCGTGCCCGGGGTGGCATTGACGCCGGTCAACCTCATGTCGCTGTTCGGCCTGCACCGTCGGTACCGCGGTGCCGCGGTCGGTCACCTCGCGGCCACCGAGATCACCTCGTCACCCGGGTCGCAACGCTTGCTGGCCGGCCTGGAACGGCTCGACGCTCCCGAGGAGTGCCGCCACTTCTACCGCGAGCACGTCGAGGCCGACGCCGTCCACGAGCAGATCCTGCGCACCGACGTCGTCGGCGACCTGATCCGGTCCGAGCCGGACACCGAGGTCGACGTGATCTTCGGCATCCGCGCGTTCCTGTTCGTCGAAGACGCCCTGGAACGGCACGTGATGGCGGCCTGGGAGCGCGGCGAGAGCGCCTTCCCGGGTATCTGA
- a CDS encoding ABC transporter ATP-binding protein has product MADIVLDNVTKKYPDGSTAVHGVDIEIADGEFVILVGPSGCGKSTTLNMIAGLEDITSGELRIAGERVNERAPKDRDIAMVFQSYALYPHMSVRENIAFPLTLAKMSKDQIAAKVDEAARILDLGPYLDRKPANLSGGQRQRVAMGRAIVRSPKAFLMDEPLSNLDAKLRVQMRTEISQLQQRLGTTTVYVTHDQTEAMTLGDRVVVLRGGYVQQIGTPQELYNNPTNVFVAGFIGSPSMNFLAGRLGTDGIETAIGTIALDDHRAVVSRAGDVGSGGDVLIGIRPEHLEDASLVDPTTRGHGATFTANIDVLESMGSDIYAYFNIGSSRATSDALTELSADSGTDLGGNQLIARLSPDSKVTRGTTAELFYDASKIAVFDQSSGASLRVR; this is encoded by the coding sequence ATGGCAGACATCGTTCTTGACAACGTCACCAAGAAATATCCCGACGGCTCCACCGCGGTGCACGGAGTGGACATCGAGATCGCCGACGGCGAGTTCGTGATCCTCGTCGGTCCGTCGGGTTGCGGAAAGTCGACCACCCTCAACATGATCGCCGGCCTCGAGGACATCACCTCGGGAGAGCTGCGGATCGCCGGGGAACGGGTCAACGAGCGTGCGCCCAAGGACCGCGACATCGCCATGGTGTTCCAGAGCTATGCGCTCTATCCGCACATGTCGGTGCGGGAGAACATCGCGTTCCCGCTGACCCTGGCGAAGATGTCGAAGGACCAGATCGCGGCGAAGGTCGACGAGGCCGCCCGCATCCTCGACCTCGGGCCGTACCTCGACCGCAAGCCGGCCAACCTCTCCGGTGGTCAGCGTCAACGCGTCGCGATGGGACGCGCGATCGTGCGGTCGCCCAAGGCATTCCTGATGGACGAGCCCCTGTCCAACCTCGACGCCAAGCTGCGTGTGCAGATGCGCACCGAGATCTCCCAGTTGCAGCAACGTCTCGGTACCACCACGGTCTACGTCACCCACGACCAGACCGAGGCCATGACCCTCGGTGACCGCGTCGTGGTGCTGCGCGGCGGATACGTGCAGCAGATCGGTACACCGCAGGAGCTGTACAACAATCCCACCAACGTCTTCGTCGCGGGTTTCATCGGCTCGCCGTCGATGAACTTCCTCGCCGGCCGGCTCGGGACCGACGGCATCGAGACCGCGATCGGGACCATCGCCCTCGACGACCACCGTGCGGTGGTCTCACGCGCGGGTGACGTCGGCAGCGGCGGCGACGTGCTGATCGGAATCCGTCCCGAACACCTCGAGGACGCCTCGCTCGTCGACCCGACGACGCGCGGCCACGGTGCCACGTTCACGGCGAACATCGACGTGCTGGAGTCGATGGGCTCGGACATCTACGCCTACTTCAACATCGGGTCCTCCCGGGCGACGAGCGATGCGCTCACCGAGCTGTCCGCGGATTCCGGCACCGACCTCGGCGGCAACCAGCTCATCGCGCGTCTGTCCCCGGACTCCAAGGTCACCCGCGGGACGACGGCCGAGCTGTTCTACGACGCGTCGAAGATCGCAGTGTTCGACCAGAGCTCGGGGGCCTCGCTGCGCGTCCGCTGA
- a CDS encoding chromosome partitioning protein ParB, with protein MARDTGFPDADAENDFARLRRQAERARLAQWFMRQPADVNTILPFDEVVAALGRTGETFLGLQVVEVASIVGSVDRTKDFDRYFRPKSSRVRERWQRLAAAQRRGESVPPVQLYRIGSMHFVIDGHHRVSIAIARNHVTIDAYVTEIHTRISPEGINAPSDLILKDHRRLFLSRVPLTGSQAEAIRLVDPFDYAELAENVEAWGFRLSQEIGEFLSRTEVGRRWFGEEFLPVVRMARRAGIRPDLDSDAELYLWVACERYRLVRRHIWDEHVFDELLDHSRRRR; from the coding sequence ATGGCGCGTGACACCGGCTTTCCCGACGCCGACGCCGAGAACGATTTCGCCCGGCTGCGGCGTCAGGCCGAACGCGCCCGTCTCGCACAGTGGTTCATGCGGCAACCCGCCGACGTCAACACGATCCTGCCGTTCGACGAGGTGGTCGCCGCGCTCGGCCGCACCGGTGAGACCTTCCTGGGGCTCCAGGTGGTCGAGGTGGCCTCGATCGTCGGAAGTGTCGACCGCACCAAGGATTTCGACCGCTACTTCCGGCCCAAGTCCTCACGTGTCCGCGAACGCTGGCAGCGTCTCGCCGCCGCACAGCGACGCGGCGAATCGGTGCCGCCGGTCCAGCTGTACCGCATCGGCTCCATGCACTTCGTCATCGACGGCCATCACCGGGTGTCGATAGCCATCGCCCGCAACCACGTCACCATCGACGCCTACGTCACCGAGATCCACACCCGGATCTCCCCCGAGGGCATCAACGCGCCGTCGGACCTGATCCTCAAGGACCATCGACGCCTGTTCCTGTCGCGGGTGCCGCTGACCGGTTCGCAGGCCGAGGCGATCCGGCTCGTCGATCCCTTCGACTACGCCGAACTCGCCGAGAACGTCGAGGCGTGGGGATTCCGGCTGAGTCAGGAGATCGGCGAATTCCTCAGCCGCACCGAGGTGGGCCGCCGGTGGTTCGGCGAGGAGTTCCTGCCCGTGGTGCGCATGGCACGCCGGGCCGGCATCCGGCCCGACCTCGACAGCGACGCCGAACTCTACCTGTGGGTCGCGTGCGAACGATACCGGCTGGTGCGCAGGCACATCTGGGACGAGCACGTCTTCGACGAACTCCTCGACCACTCCCGGCGGCGGCGCTGA
- a CDS encoding extracellular solute-binding protein, translated as MSACSSGYEAGVLNFYPPADGADTFAEIADKCSADSGGAFKVLTTPLPKGADDQRLQLARRLAGNDSGLDLMGMDVVWTAEFADAGWMVPVPDAMAAEVSARTLGGPLDTAVWKTADDERERLYAIPFSTNTQLLWYRKDVLIDKVDTRRPASTWDGMLEDALISGRNGGPTYIMVQGRQYEGLMVWFNSVLASAGGQIVDPENPDKVTLNDTPEHRAATVRALETLKKVATAPGADPSLTNSDESASRLGMESGKALYQVNWPFVFAGMRENAVAGSVPYLDLSQYSSLFADKNNPPSDAKLVPVNRDMQKVFDFAPYPGFEGLPTKTTLGGINIAVASTSKQQELAYRAAECITDEASQKAFSFGAGPPPVIESIYDDADFRIAYPMAEDIKRQLQPDHAALRPKSPDYQAISTLLQAKLSPVGAWEPQALVDELAEAVQTAIDGEGLIP; from the coding sequence ATGTCGGCGTGCAGCTCGGGATATGAAGCGGGCGTGCTCAACTTCTACCCGCCGGCCGACGGCGCCGACACCTTCGCCGAGATCGCCGACAAGTGTTCGGCGGACTCCGGTGGTGCCTTCAAGGTCCTGACGACGCCGCTGCCCAAGGGCGCCGACGACCAGCGACTGCAGCTCGCCCGTCGTCTCGCGGGCAACGACTCCGGTCTCGACCTCATGGGCATGGACGTGGTGTGGACGGCCGAATTCGCCGACGCGGGCTGGATGGTCCCGGTGCCCGACGCGATGGCCGCGGAGGTCTCCGCACGCACGCTCGGCGGGCCGCTGGACACGGCCGTGTGGAAGACCGCCGACGATGAGCGCGAACGTCTCTACGCCATCCCGTTCTCCACCAACACCCAGTTGCTCTGGTACCGCAAGGACGTGCTGATCGACAAGGTCGACACCCGGCGCCCGGCGTCGACCTGGGACGGCATGCTCGAAGACGCGCTGATCAGCGGCCGCAACGGCGGGCCGACCTACATCATGGTGCAGGGCAGGCAATATGAGGGCCTGATGGTGTGGTTCAACTCGGTGCTCGCCAGCGCCGGCGGCCAGATCGTCGACCCGGAGAACCCGGACAAGGTCACCCTCAATGACACCCCCGAACACCGCGCGGCCACCGTTCGCGCACTCGAAACCCTCAAGAAGGTGGCGACGGCGCCCGGCGCCGATCCCTCGTTGACCAACTCCGACGAGAGCGCGTCGCGTCTGGGCATGGAGAGCGGTAAGGCGCTGTATCAGGTCAACTGGCCGTTCGTCTTCGCCGGCATGCGGGAGAATGCGGTCGCGGGAAGCGTTCCCTACCTTGACCTCTCGCAGTACTCGTCACTTTTCGCCGACAAGAACAACCCGCCTTCGGATGCGAAGCTGGTACCGGTCAACCGGGACATGCAGAAGGTCTTCGACTTCGCGCCGTATCCGGGTTTCGAGGGGTTGCCGACGAAGACGACGCTCGGCGGCATCAACATCGCGGTCGCGAGCACCTCCAAGCAGCAGGAGCTGGCTTACCGTGCGGCCGAGTGCATCACCGACGAGGCGTCGCAGAAGGCGTTCTCCTTCGGTGCGGGACCGCCGCCGGTCATCGAATCCATCTACGACGACGCCGATTTCCGTATCGCGTATCCGATGGCCGAGGACATCAAGCGGCAACTGCAGCCCGACCATGCGGCACTGCGTCCCAAATCGCCTGATTACCAAGCGATCTCGACACTGCTCCAGGCCAAGCTGAGTCCGGTCGGGGCGTGGGAGCCGCAGGCCTTGGTCGACGAGCTCGCCGAGGCGGTCCAGACGGCCATCGACGGGGAAGGGCTGATCCCTTGA
- a CDS encoding suppressor of fused domain protein, with amino-acid sequence MSLRGRRSGSTSLAGVSDVVTEVVGRYLKERLGVDPQRASVTFLGVEPIDVLRFAAVETPAVDTPAGEIPAVDALPAGQVLYVTSGCARHPMADPTDLHADPVRGPRAELVVRMRAGVPLPGLHKRMATMAAAPAVEGLILAADALVDLGEPLWDGAAFTAVLLEADDLGEIVLPEPMDPVRMLRAVPITANEAAWVRLKGADALRDAWREAGIDVTRPDRAAATPS; translated from the coding sequence ATGAGCCTGCGAGGCAGGCGCAGCGGGTCGACTAGCCTGGCAGGGGTGAGTGACGTGGTGACCGAGGTCGTCGGGCGGTACCTGAAGGAACGGCTGGGAGTCGATCCGCAACGGGCGTCGGTGACGTTCCTGGGGGTCGAACCGATCGATGTCCTGCGTTTCGCCGCCGTCGAGACCCCCGCCGTCGATACCCCCGCAGGCGAGATCCCCGCCGTCGATGCCCTGCCCGCCGGCCAGGTGCTCTATGTGACGTCGGGGTGCGCCCGGCACCCGATGGCCGACCCGACCGATCTGCACGCCGATCCGGTGCGGGGCCCGCGAGCCGAACTCGTGGTCCGTATGCGCGCGGGCGTCCCGCTGCCCGGTCTGCACAAGAGGATGGCGACGATGGCCGCGGCGCCCGCCGTCGAGGGCCTCATCCTCGCCGCCGATGCCCTCGTGGATCTCGGTGAGCCGCTGTGGGACGGGGCCGCGTTCACGGCCGTGTTGCTCGAGGCGGACGATCTCGGCGAGATCGTGTTGCCCGAGCCGATGGACCCGGTCCGGATGCTGCGCGCGGTACCCATCACCGCCAACGAGGCGGCCTGGGTACGGCTGAAAGGGGCGGACGCGCTGCGCGACGCGTGGCGCGAGGCCGGTATCGACGTGACCCGGCCGGATCGGGCTGCCGCCACCCCGAGCTGA
- a CDS encoding carbohydrate ABC transporter permease, whose product MNTSGKSKAWWSIANILVILYALIPLLWIISLSFKPASSVTDGNFIPTEFTLDNYKSIFETSAFTSALINSIGVGLITTVIAVLLGTMAAYAVARLEFPGKKVLIGAALLIAMFPQISLVTPLFNIERRLGLFDTWPGLILPYITFALPLAIYTLSAFFREIPWELEKAAKMDGATPWQAFRKVIAPLAAPGVVTAAILVFIFAWNDLLLALSLTSTERAITAPVAIANFTGSSQFTEPTGSISAAAVVITIPIIIFVLFFQRRIVAGLTSGAVKG is encoded by the coding sequence TTGAATACGAGCGGAAAGTCCAAGGCGTGGTGGTCGATCGCCAACATCCTGGTGATCCTGTACGCGCTCATCCCGCTGCTCTGGATCATCAGCTTGTCGTTCAAGCCGGCCAGCAGCGTGACCGACGGCAACTTCATCCCGACCGAGTTCACTCTCGACAACTACAAGAGCATCTTCGAGACCAGCGCCTTCACCTCGGCGCTCATCAACTCGATCGGCGTCGGTCTCATCACCACCGTCATCGCGGTGCTCCTGGGCACCATGGCCGCCTATGCGGTGGCCCGCCTGGAGTTCCCCGGCAAGAAGGTCCTGATCGGGGCCGCGTTGCTGATCGCGATGTTCCCCCAGATCTCGCTGGTGACCCCGCTGTTCAACATCGAGCGGCGTCTCGGGCTGTTCGACACGTGGCCCGGCCTGATCCTGCCGTACATCACCTTCGCCCTCCCGCTCGCGATCTACACGTTGTCGGCCTTCTTCCGCGAGATCCCGTGGGAGCTGGAGAAGGCGGCCAAGATGGACGGCGCCACCCCGTGGCAGGCCTTCCGCAAGGTCATCGCGCCGCTCGCCGCTCCCGGCGTCGTGACAGCGGCCATCCTGGTGTTCATCTTCGCCTGGAACGACCTGCTCCTGGCCCTGTCGCTGACATCGACCGAACGCGCGATCACCGCCCCGGTGGCCATCGCGAACTTCACCGGTAGCTCTCAGTTCACCGAACCCACCGGCTCGATCTCGGCGGCCGCGGTGGTCATCACCATCCCCATCATCATCTTCGTGCTCTTCTTCCAACGTCGAATCGTGGCCGGTCTCACCTCCGGCGCCGTGAAGGGATAA
- a CDS encoding carbohydrate ABC transporter permease — protein MSENNTPGGAPDEQDPGRTTGPDASDEAAFRSGRHALPDDAPAQTGPIPIVGNTPPVQSDQVWTPPPGGRHEADAGAAPATPVGMSKGASPAVSGSSAPTAAGATAVIDRPRTDPAPAKPRKRSEGKSAERRLAFWLVAPAALMMLLVTGYPILYAVWLSLNKMSLSAPGEREFVWFANYATVLTDNYWWTAFSVTVGITVVSVIIELILGMAIALVMHRTIFGRGTIRTTVLIPYGIVTVAAAFSWYYAWTPGTGYLANLLPDGSAPLTEQWPSLAIIVLAEVWKTTPFMALLLLAGLALVPDDLLKAAQVDGAGAWTRLWRIILPLMKPAILVAVLFRTLDAFRVFDNIYVLTSGSNSTYSVSMLGYDNLFGAFNLGVGSAISILIFVCVAIIAFVFIKGFGTAAPGSDTEGR, from the coding sequence TTGAGCGAGAACAACACACCGGGCGGCGCACCGGACGAGCAGGATCCCGGCCGGACCACCGGCCCCGACGCCTCCGACGAGGCCGCGTTCCGCTCGGGCCGCCATGCGCTGCCCGATGACGCCCCCGCCCAGACCGGACCGATCCCGATCGTCGGGAACACGCCGCCGGTGCAATCCGATCAGGTCTGGACACCGCCGCCCGGCGGACGCCACGAGGCCGATGCGGGCGCGGCGCCCGCCACGCCCGTGGGAATGTCGAAGGGTGCCTCGCCGGCCGTTTCCGGTTCGTCGGCCCCCACGGCTGCCGGTGCCACCGCGGTGATCGACCGGCCGCGCACCGATCCGGCACCGGCCAAGCCGCGCAAGCGCAGCGAGGGCAAGTCTGCGGAGCGTCGGCTGGCGTTCTGGCTCGTCGCGCCCGCCGCGCTGATGATGCTGCTGGTCACCGGCTACCCGATCCTCTACGCGGTCTGGTTGTCGCTGAACAAGATGAGCCTCTCGGCGCCGGGTGAACGCGAGTTCGTCTGGTTCGCCAACTACGCGACGGTCCTCACCGACAACTACTGGTGGACGGCCTTCAGCGTGACGGTCGGCATCACGGTGGTGTCGGTGATCATCGAACTCATCCTGGGCATGGCGATAGCACTCGTCATGCATCGGACGATCTTCGGCCGCGGCACGATCCGCACCACGGTCCTCATCCCGTACGGCATCGTGACGGTGGCGGCGGCGTTCTCCTGGTACTACGCGTGGACACCGGGCACCGGATACCTCGCGAACCTGTTGCCCGACGGCAGCGCACCGCTCACCGAGCAATGGCCGTCGCTGGCGATCATCGTCCTGGCCGAGGTGTGGAAGACGACACCGTTCATGGCGTTGCTGTTGCTGGCGGGTCTCGCGCTCGTCCCCGACGACCTGCTCAAGGCCGCCCAGGTCGACGGTGCCGGAGCCTGGACGAGGCTGTGGCGCATCATCCTTCCGCTGATGAAGCCGGCCATCCTGGTCGCGGTGCTGTTCCGCACGCTCGACGCGTTCCGCGTGTTCGACAACATCTACGTGCTGACCAGCGGCTCCAACAGCACCTACTCGGTGTCGATGTTGGGTTACGACAACCTGTTCGGGGCCTTCAACCTGGGCGTCGGATCGGCGATCTCGATCCTGATCTTCGTGTGTGTGGCCATCATCGCGTTCGTGTTCATCAAGGGGTTCGGCACCGCCGCACCGGGTTCCGACACCGAGGGGAGGTAA
- a CDS encoding endonuclease has product MTRDHDATQIVSTLLDRAGRTYADEAGIALKDTPAPLFELLVLALLLSTRISAGIAVAAARELFAAGFRTPEKMAHAHRQSLVAALGRGRYVRYDESTATRLVQAGRKVLDDYHGDLRELARAADSDATRAAKSLQEFTGIGPVGADIFLREVQSVWNWVAPHFDKRALSAARDLGLPDDPDELAGLAGGRPEVLAAALVRASLDDELRAGLG; this is encoded by the coding sequence ATGACCCGCGACCACGACGCGACGCAGATCGTCTCGACGTTGCTGGACCGCGCCGGACGCACCTATGCCGACGAAGCCGGGATCGCGCTGAAGGACACCCCGGCACCGTTGTTCGAACTCCTCGTACTGGCGCTGTTGCTGAGTACCCGGATCTCGGCCGGCATCGCGGTGGCCGCCGCCCGTGAGCTGTTCGCCGCCGGTTTCCGCACCCCGGAGAAGATGGCCCACGCCCACCGGCAGAGCCTGGTCGCGGCCCTGGGCCGCGGGCGTTACGTCCGCTACGACGAGAGCACCGCCACCCGGCTCGTGCAGGCCGGGCGAAAAGTCCTCGACGACTACCACGGCGACCTCCGCGAACTGGCGCGTGCGGCCGACTCCGACGCCACCCGCGCGGCGAAGTCGTTGCAGGAGTTCACCGGCATCGGCCCGGTCGGCGCCGACATCTTCCTGCGCGAGGTCCAGTCGGTGTGGAACTGGGTGGCGCCGCATTTCGACAAGCGCGCGCTGTCCGCGGCACGGGACCTCGGACTCCCCGACGATCCGGACGAACTCGCCGGTCTCGCCGGCGGACGGCCCGAGGTGCTCGCCGCCGCACTCGTCCGCGCCTCGCTCGACGACGAGCTGCGGGCCGGGCTCGGCTGA
- a CDS encoding magnesium and cobalt transport protein CorA has translation MSSIPRPGPRGLPPRRERRPLPQLRVPVARAVVDSAIYVNGHREPGRVGYAEGLERVRETGEGFVWVGLHAPDDAQMADVGATFGLHELVVEDAVHAHQRPKLEVYDDTQFLVLRTVAYVEHDSMVKASEVVETGEIMIFVGPDFVLTVRHGEHTELSELRRRLESMPDRLALGPTAVLHAIADKVVDSYLAVTDRMDVDVAAIEEAVFGRQSHSLDIDPVYVLRREVLELRRAVTPLTAPLQSLTASGNPLVPKEIRRHFRDVADHLTTVIDRVLEYDDLLISLLQAAAAKVGIQQSTDMRKISAWVAIAAVPTMVAGIYGMNFDHMPELHQPWGYPVVLGVLVSLCTLLFVVFRRSHWL, from the coding sequence GTGTCCTCGATCCCCCGGCCCGGTCCACGCGGCCTCCCCCCGCGCCGCGAGCGGCGCCCGCTGCCTCAACTCCGTGTGCCCGTGGCCCGGGCGGTCGTGGACTCCGCGATCTATGTCAACGGCCACCGAGAACCCGGACGTGTCGGCTACGCCGAGGGGCTCGAGCGGGTCCGCGAGACCGGTGAGGGTTTCGTGTGGGTCGGACTGCACGCCCCCGACGACGCGCAGATGGCCGATGTTGGCGCGACATTCGGTCTCCACGAACTCGTCGTCGAAGACGCCGTGCACGCTCATCAGCGGCCGAAGCTCGAGGTGTACGACGACACCCAGTTCCTGGTGCTGCGCACGGTGGCCTATGTCGAGCACGACTCGATGGTCAAGGCCAGCGAGGTGGTCGAGACCGGCGAGATCATGATCTTCGTCGGCCCCGACTTCGTCCTGACGGTGCGTCATGGCGAGCACACCGAGCTGTCGGAGCTGCGGCGTCGCCTCGAGAGCATGCCCGACCGACTCGCGCTCGGTCCCACCGCGGTGTTGCACGCCATCGCCGACAAGGTCGTCGACAGCTACCTCGCGGTGACCGACCGGATGGACGTCGACGTCGCCGCGATCGAGGAGGCCGTCTTCGGCAGGCAGAGTCACTCGCTCGACATCGACCCGGTCTATGTCCTGCGTCGCGAGGTGCTCGAGCTCCGCCGTGCGGTCACCCCGCTGACAGCCCCGTTACAGAGCCTCACCGCCAGCGGTAACCCCTTGGTGCCCAAAGAGATCCGCCGTCACTTCCGCGATGTCGCCGACCATCTCACCACCGTCATCGACCGGGTACTGGAATACGACGACCTGCTCATCTCACTGCTGCAGGCGGCCGCGGCGAAGGTCGGTATCCAGCAGTCCACCGACATGCGCAAGATCTCTGCATGGGTGGCGATCGCCGCGGTGCCGACCATGGTCGCCGGCATCTACGGCATGAATTTCGACCACATGCCCGAGCTGCACCAGCCCTGGGGTTACCCCGTGGTCCTCGGCGTCCTGGTCTCCTTGTGCACCCTGTTGTTCGTGGTCTTCCGCCGCAGCCACTGGCTGTGA
- a CDS encoding CDGSH iron-sulfur domain-containing protein, producing the protein MTTGESIAQEPPTGKRTGVRVVRGGPVLVEGPVDIELPDGTRVQSDRFMVAVCACGRSKTYPLCDTSHRRRRRRPAD; encoded by the coding sequence GTGACGACCGGAGAATCGATCGCGCAGGAGCCGCCGACCGGGAAGCGGACCGGGGTGCGCGTGGTCCGCGGAGGGCCGGTACTCGTCGAGGGGCCGGTCGACATCGAGCTGCCCGACGGCACCCGCGTGCAGTCCGACCGCTTCATGGTCGCGGTCTGCGCCTGCGGCCGCAGCAAGACCTATCCGCTGTGCGATACCAGCCACCGCAGACGCAGGCGGCGCCCGGCCGACTAG
- a CDS encoding HemK2/MTQ2 family protein methyltransferase yields MTLISESRTPVSGSSTITGSDLDVYLPQQDTELLIDVVRAQGVAGSRVVDLCTGSGAIAIAAAGMGAAEVTAVDASADAVAYARRAAADAGVSVNVRQGDLAMHVGRYDVVTCNPPYVPTPPVTDADLHPAGPSHAWDAGVDGRAVLDPLCAHVPELLVPGGVLLLVHSEFADAEASLQALRDGGLTAEVVAEKFIPFGPVLSARAEWLEGLGLLEPGRRVERLVAIAAVAPSAGSGTDGNLR; encoded by the coding sequence GTGACGCTGATCTCGGAGTCGCGGACCCCGGTGTCGGGATCGTCGACGATCACCGGTTCCGACCTCGACGTCTACCTCCCGCAGCAGGACACGGAGCTGCTGATCGACGTGGTGCGTGCGCAGGGAGTCGCCGGCTCACGTGTCGTGGATCTGTGTACCGGTAGCGGAGCGATCGCGATCGCCGCGGCCGGAATGGGTGCCGCCGAGGTCACCGCCGTCGACGCCTCGGCGGACGCGGTCGCCTACGCGCGCCGCGCGGCCGCCGACGCCGGGGTCTCGGTGAACGTCCGGCAGGGCGATCTGGCCATGCATGTGGGTCGCTACGACGTCGTCACCTGCAATCCCCCCTATGTCCCCACCCCGCCGGTCACCGACGCCGACCTTCATCCGGCGGGACCCTCGCATGCGTGGGACGCCGGCGTCGACGGACGCGCGGTGCTCGACCCGCTGTGCGCGCACGTCCCGGAGCTGCTCGTCCCCGGCGGTGTGCTGCTGCTGGTGCACTCGGAGTTCGCCGACGCGGAGGCCTCGCTGCAGGCGTTGCGCGACGGCGGGCTGACGGCCGAGGTCGTCGCGGAGAAGTTCATCCCGTTCGGTCCGGTGCTGAGCGCACGCGCGGAATGGCTCGAAGGGCTCGGACTGCTGGAGCCGGGACGACGGGTCGAGCGGCTGGTGGCGATCGCCGCTGTCGCGCCCAGCGCAGGCAGCGGCACCGACGGGAACCTCCGGTGA